The DNA segment CCAGATGCTAAAGGCCCGCGGCGGGGCTGTGAATTTCGACGGCACAGACCTGACACACCTGCCTTCGCACAGGGTCGCCCGTTTGGGCGTCGGATTGGTTCCAGAGGGGCGGCGGTGTTTTCCGAACTTGACAGTCTACGAAAATCTGATCGCAGCGGCGCGTCCTGGCGCGTGGAGCTTTGAGACCGTGTCAGACCTGTTCCCACGCCTGGCAGAACGGCGGGACCAATCTTCGGCTTCATTGTCGGGCGGTGAACAACAGATGCTGGCCATCGGGCGCGCCTTGATGATCAATCCGCGCCTTTTGATCTTGGACGAAGCCACCGAGGGGCTTGCTCCGGTGATCCGCCAGGAAATCTGGTCTGCCATCGCTCGGTTGAAACAAGACGCTGGTTTGTCCATTCTGGTCATCGACAAATCCATACGCGAATTGTCCACTGTCGCTGACACGGCTGTTATTCTCGAAAAAGGAAAATCTGTCTGGACCGGGGCCTTTGCCGAGCTGTCTCATGATGTGACCAATCAATATTTGGGCGTCTGAGGCGGCGGCAGGGGCGACAGCCAATCCCCCATGGCTCCATTCGTCGTGCCGCCCTATGCGCAGCAATGCGCATTGTGCTTCATGTTGTGGGACCCGCATTGTGTTTCTGCCGTGCGCCCAACAGGATAAATCGGATGGACCCGCTCCCCATCGACATTGTCGGTGCTGGTCCCAGGCCCGGCGAACACACTATTGGCGCGCCTCGATGTTCTGGATATCGCCCCCCCCCCCCTGTTCTTCGTCGTGCTCCTTCACGGCGCTCCCGGCCAACGGATGGATTGAAGAAACGGGGATGACAGCTGCGCCTTTGCCACAGCAGCAGCTGTGAAAATCTGACCCTGCTCTGGCGAAAATGGGAAAATGCCAACGGCAACGACTTCCAAGGAGCGGCGTTCCGTGCAACTCTGTTCCCGTCAAAACAACGCGCCACAGGATATCATGAAAGAACCCCGCAAGGCTTTGGACGACAGGCCATCTCTTGATCTGATCGTCGGTGCTGCTGTCAAAAATGACCGCATGCTCGCCGGATTGACCTTGGCTGAATTGTCAAAACGCGCCTCTGTGTCCACAGCAATGATATCCAAGATCGAACGCGGTCAGGTTTCGGCGTCGTTAACCACACTGGGGGCGCTGGCCGAAGCGATCGGCGTGCCACTGATCAACTTCTTTGCCGGAACCGTGGAAAAGACGGATGTCTCTTTTGTTCCTGCAGGCGAAGGCGTTCAAGTCCAACGCCAAGGCAGTGCCTTTGGCCACTCCTACAAACTGGTTGGACGCGCCGATGCGAACCATGTCAGCTTTGAGAGTTTTGCCGTCACACTGGAACAACCGCTCAGTAAGCGGCCATTGTATCAACATCGCGGGATTGAATTCATTCACGTGCTGGACGGTGAGATGGTTTATCGTTGCGGCGATGGGCAGTTTACGATGAAGCCAGGAGACAGCTTGTCTTTTGTGTCCAACGCCGCTCATGGTCCTGTGGAATTGCTGACACCCAAGGTCACATTCGTAACCGTGATTTCCAAGGCGGAAAGTGCAGATATGAATTGAAGCCGGGCCTTGCGCCGCGTTTTTTCTTGCTCGGAACATTTTTTCTTGATATGAAATTTTTCAACTGATGGTTAAATACGCTCCAGACCTAATCACGAGGTCGGATCGCAATCGGGAGATATTTCATGCAAAACGATTTAACGGGCAGTGACGGCTTCATTCGCAACTGCTGGTATGTTGCCGGGCGGAGCGAAGATTTTGGCCAATCCCTGACGGCGAACCGTTTCCTGGGCGATGATGTCGTTATCTTTCGTGGCGAGTCCGGTGAACCCATCGCATTGGAGGACGCCTGCCCACACCGCAAGCTGCCCCTGTCCAGAGGGTCAATCCAGGGCAGCACCGTGGTCTGCGGGTACCATGGCCTGACCTTTGATTGCAGCGGTGCCTGTGTGGCCGCCCCAACCCAGGAAAATGCGATCCCCAAAAGAGCGACCGTGCGATCCT comes from the Rhodobacteraceae bacterium M382 genome and includes:
- a CDS encoding ABC transporter ATP-binding protein, coding for MSLLKLTNVSAFYGPSQALFDVSLDIAPGEVLALMGRNGMGKTTTVKVICQMLKARGGAVNFDGTDLTHLPSHRVARLGVGLVPEGRRCFPNLTVYENLIAAARPGAWSFETVSDLFPRLAERRDQSSASLSGGEQQMLAIGRALMINPRLLILDEATEGLAPVIRQEIWSAIARLKQDAGLSILVIDKSIRELSTVADTAVILEKGKSVWTGAFAELSHDVTNQYLGV
- a CDS encoding XRE family transcriptional regulator — protein: MKEPRKALDDRPSLDLIVGAAVKNDRMLAGLTLAELSKRASVSTAMISKIERGQVSASLTTLGALAEAIGVPLINFFAGTVEKTDVSFVPAGEGVQVQRQGSAFGHSYKLVGRADANHVSFESFAVTLEQPLSKRPLYQHRGIEFIHVLDGEMVYRCGDGQFTMKPGDSLSFVSNAAHGPVELLTPKVTFVTVISKAESADMN